One window of Paenibacillus albicereus genomic DNA carries:
- a CDS encoding aminotransferase-like domain-containing protein translates to MPKRGERHSKEAVPLYRQIQEELRTKIVTGEWPPGTRVPPQRQLAERYGVNRSTIVYALGGLAADGWLRAEVGRGTTVAADVWRAGADSPPPDWGRYVRDGLHAPNLELIRQINDAEPDPSLLRLGTGELAPELLPSAGMQRLLAERPGKLPLAYPEPRGSLRLREAVSERLEAKGIRASPSSVLIVSGALQGLQLIALGLMRHGSTLLAEQTSYLGSVQVFRTAGVKLIGVPLDRSGMRDDEARSLAARHRASMLYVQPSFHNPTGIVMPERRREKLLQACVGAGLPVIEDDVYDDLWHEGPPPAALKARDRQGLVLYLDSVSKSLGPGLRIGWIAGPEPVIERLADVKMKSDYGSSSLSQHAVAEWLASGEQERHLAFLRAELKARRDLALAALREHASDLADWSAPQGGFYIWLALRRPLPMPKLFEAALRAGLLIHPGEVYARGDRQHLRLSFAYAPPALLREGIRELAALIRPFDSRNK, encoded by the coding sequence GTGCCGAAGCGCGGAGAAAGGCACAGCAAGGAAGCTGTGCCGCTTTACCGGCAGATCCAGGAGGAGCTGCGGACGAAGATCGTAACCGGCGAATGGCCTCCCGGCACGCGAGTGCCGCCTCAGCGGCAGCTGGCGGAGCGCTACGGCGTCAACCGCAGCACGATCGTCTACGCGCTCGGCGGGCTGGCCGCGGACGGCTGGCTGCGGGCGGAGGTCGGGCGCGGCACGACGGTAGCCGCGGATGTGTGGAGGGCAGGCGCGGATTCGCCCCCGCCCGACTGGGGACGGTACGTCAGGGACGGCCTGCATGCGCCCAATCTGGAGCTGATCCGGCAGATCAACGATGCGGAGCCGGATCCGTCTCTGCTGAGGCTCGGCACAGGCGAGCTCGCCCCCGAGCTCCTGCCCTCGGCCGGCATGCAGCGGCTGCTGGCCGAGCGGCCGGGGAAGCTGCCGCTCGCCTATCCGGAGCCGCGAGGCAGCTTGCGTTTGCGCGAGGCCGTCAGCGAGAGGCTGGAGGCAAAAGGCATCCGCGCCTCGCCGTCGTCGGTGCTGATCGTCTCCGGCGCGCTGCAAGGCCTGCAGCTGATCGCGCTCGGGCTGATGCGGCACGGCTCGACGCTGCTGGCGGAGCAGACGAGCTATCTCGGCTCGGTCCAAGTGTTCCGCACGGCCGGCGTCAAGCTGATCGGGGTGCCCTTGGACCGCTCTGGCATGCGGGATGACGAGGCGCGCAGCCTGGCCGCGCGCCACCGGGCGTCGATGCTGTACGTCCAGCCGTCCTTCCACAACCCGACCGGCATCGTCATGCCGGAGCGGCGGCGGGAGAAGCTGCTGCAAGCTTGCGTCGGGGCAGGACTGCCGGTCATCGAGGACGACGTGTACGACGACCTATGGCATGAAGGGCCGCCGCCGGCCGCGCTGAAGGCGAGGGACCGGCAAGGACTCGTCCTCTATCTGGACAGCGTCTCGAAGTCGCTCGGTCCGGGACTGCGCATCGGCTGGATCGCCGGGCCGGAGCCGGTCATCGAGCGGCTGGCCGACGTCAAGATGAAGTCCGACTACGGCTCGAGCTCGCTCTCGCAGCATGCCGTGGCCGAGTGGCTGGCCAGCGGCGAGCAGGAGCGGCATCTGGCGTTCTTGAGAGCCGAGCTCAAGGCGAGGCGGGATCTGGCGCTGGCGGCGCTCCGCGAGCATGCGTCGGATCTGGCGGATTGGAGCGCGCCTCAAGGCGGCTTCTATATCTGGCTGGCGCTGCGCCGCCCGCTGCCGATGCCCAAACTGTTCGAAGCGGCGCTGCGTGCCGGCCTGCTCATCCATCCCGGCGAAGTGTACGCGCGCGGCGACCGGCAGCATCTGCGCCTGTCGTTCGCCTATGCTCCGCCTGCCCTCCTGCGCGAAGGCATCCGCGAGCTGGCGGCGCTGATCCGGCCATTCGATTCACGGAATAAATAA